Genomic window (Candidatus Margulisiibacteriota bacterium):
CGGCTGGTTTTTGGACACTGGTGATTTTGGGCGGAGTTTTGGGTCTGCTTTTGGCCGTGGCCGCGGTCTGGCTATCCGTCGCGGAAAATCCGCTGATCCAGCGGATCCAGGAAATTTTACCGGGTTATAACTGTGGAGCCTGCGGGCAGTCGGGCTGCGCCGGTTACGCTGAAGCTCTAGCGGCGAACAGCGCGGCTATCGATCTCTGCGTGCCGGGCGGGGCGGAGACTTTGCAAAAAATTGCCGGGCTGCTAAATAAAGAAGCCGCCGCGCCGGCCGGCCGGAAAATCGCTTTCGTTTTTTGTCAGGGCGGCGTGCGCGCGCTGAACGCCTTTGCTTATTCCGGCATTTTGTCCTGCCAGGCCGCGGCGATTTTGCAGGGCGGCTACAAAAAATGCGCGCGCGCTTGTCTGGGTTTCGGTGATTGCCAAAAAGTCTGTATGTTCGGCGCTATAACTATCAGTGAATACGGCGTGCCGCGCGTCGATCTGGACAAATGCCTGGACTGCGGCGCCTGCCTCAAAGTCTGCCCCAAAAAAATCATTCAGCGCGTGCCACAGCGCGAGATGAAACAAGTGATTTGCAGCAACCACGACACACCCAAGACTGCCAAAGCGGTCTGCGCGGCAGCCTGCATCAGCTGCGGCCGCTGTGTCAAAAAATGCCCTTTCCAGGCCATTGAATTAAAAAACAATCTGGCCGTCATTGACCCGGACAAATGCACCAAC
Coding sequences:
- a CDS encoding RnfABCDGE type electron transport complex subunit B, producing MTAGFWTLVILGGVLGLLLAVAAVWLSVAENPLIQRIQEILPGYNCGACGQSGCAGYAEALAANSAAIDLCVPGGAETLQKIAGLLNKEAAAPAGRKIAFVFCQGGVRALNAFAYSGILSCQAAAILQGGYKKCARACLGFGDCQKVCMFGAITISEYGVPRVDLDKCLDCGACLKVCPKKIIQRVPQREMKQVICSNHDTPKTAKAVCAAACISCGRCVKKCPFQAIELKNNLAVIDPDKCTNCGECAGECLTGAIV